CAGGTGAGATGAAAACCTAGATAGGTCAAGCCTTTGGCGGATGTTCGTCCATGGCAACCCAAATGCGGCGAACGCGAATGAGTTGGGAGCGGTTCATTCTAAGAAGCTCGATGGTCAACTCACCTGTCTTCGTCAATCCGATTAACTGCGTGCAATCATTGCTCCAAGCGAAATGCTGCTTCCAGTCATCACGATGTGGATGGAACAAAGGCGTTCCCACCGATTCCCCGGCAGGAACACCGACGATTCGATCCGACTTGTATCGATTGCATGTTGGACAGGCGAGACACAGGTTGCCCAGTTCGGTGGGACCAGCCAGGGCTCGGGGCACGATGTGCTCAATTTCAAAGATGGCGACTGTCAAATGCTCGGCAGTTTTGTAGTACGCGCAGCAATCACGGAACGCAGCACGAACTTGTCGACGCAATTCCGCGGAAATGTAGACGCTCACTGACGAGCGGCCTCCGCATGCTGTTTCAAGGTCAGGCGAGCACGTGTTTTCAAGATATTGAGCTGATCGACGCGAGATAGAAGTAAGTCGAGCTCTTTGGCTTCGTCACCATCCAGCGATTCGTTTGTGTTTTTTTCAAGCAACGCATCGAGTCTTTCTTGCGATGAAGGTGCAAGGTTGCCGTCAGCCAAGGCTTCAAGCTCGTTCTCGCTTAAACTGAACAATAGTTCGGATTCGCTGTCCATGTTTGCTCCAAAATTTGCCAACAAGATCTAGCCCTTATTGTAGTCCTACCTGCCGCATGCGGCCAGCTGAACATTTCCCGCTGGCCCGGTGCAGGTTGTCACCATTGAAAGCCACGTCGAACCTGGGCGATCACGATTCGAACGATTGCCTTTTTCAGGTTAACGAGGGCGAGAACTCTGCCGACATTACGACACGGAATCAGGCGTTGTTTTCAGGCAACGTTGTCCAGAAAGTTTCCAGAATTCAAATTGCGGCGTTGCAAACGCCATTGTAAGTCCACATGTGCGGAGAGAGTTTTTGAAAGGAGTTCGGTCCACACGACTTCAATCTGGCATGTCGGAAGGTCGGTTCTAGTTCAGCGAGGTCAGAGATCGTTCACGTTGGTGGTGTCACCGCCGCCGTGTGCTTCCAGCACTGTGAATGATTTAGAGCCAAGGCAAACAGTTTGTGGTTGCACCGATTAAATCACACGCCTCACATTGGCACGGCGATTGCAACGAAGGCAGAGCGTTCCAGCACAAGCCCACAAACGAAAGGTTTCATTATGTCGACTGCTGTATCCAAGCCAAACACTATCCTAAGCATCATCCTCGCTTTCCTGCTTCCACCGCTCGCCGTGTTCATGAAGTCGGGTCTCGGAACTCAGTTTTGGCTGAACCTTGTCCTAACGATTGTGGGCTTTTGGATCGTTGGCGTCATTCATGCTTTGATTGTCGTTCTGTAGCGTAGTAAACCGATCATTGCACCGGTTCCCAGCCTGTGAGAACTGAAACCGCAGGCGACCGACTTATCGGAAAGAGCAAGCTTACTCGACGGCCGAAACCACAAGCTTCGTCGCGACAGTCAACAATGATTTCGCGTCCAGTGGTTTGCTAAGGTACTCGTTAAAACCTGCGTCGAGCAGCTTGTCGCGGGTGCCCTTCATCGCGTCTGCAGTCAAGGCGATCACTGGCACCTCGCAGCCTTGATCTCGTAACATGATAACGGCCGACATTCCGTCAAGCACCGGCATCTGCAGGTCCATCAGCACGAGATCAAATGGTTTTCCCGATGTTTGAGCATTGAAAACCATGTCAACCGCTTGCCTACCGTCCTCGGCAATGTGGACACTGCAACCTGCTCTCTTCAAAAAATGTTCAGCTACGAATCGGACGTCTCGCATATCATCGGCGATCAAAACTTTCGCAACGAGCTTGCCTGGAGTTCCGTTTCGCATTGGTCGCTGTTTGACAACGTGATCTCGCCGCAGACTTTTCTCGTACCGTAACGGCCTTACTTCGCCGATTGGCGCGACCGGAATCGATACAGTGAAGGTGCTGCCGCTTCCTATGGTACTTTCGACCGCGATCTCGCCACCGAGCGCTTCGACTAGTCGACGAGTGATACTCAGTCCTAGTCCAGTGCCACCAAACCGCTCGCTGATCGAAGCATCGGCTTGTTGAAATGGCTCGAACAAGTGGCGTTGCTGTTCGTCGCTGATTCCGATCCCATTGTCTTTCACAATGAACATCAGCCGCGAATTTTGGTTTGCGTCATCCAAATGAACTTTCAGATCAATCTGTCCGTTAGGACTGAATTTGAGTGCGTTGGCAAGCAAATTGGTAAGCACCTGACGCAAACGAGCCGGGTCGGTGCTGATCGTGACAGGTAGGTCGCCTGGATAATGAAAATCAAGATTATTGTTGTATTCAACCGTACGCACCTGCATCAACTCATTCACATCATCAAGCAGTTGACCAAGCGGAGTTGACGACTTTGTGATTGTCAACTTACCGGCTTCGATGCGCGAGAGATCGAGCACGTCGTTGAGCAGTTTGATGAGATAGTTTCCATTGCGATGAATGACATCGAGCCGGCCATGCGTTCGCGGATCAGTCACTTCCTGTTTTAGCACTTCAGTAAAGCCGAGGATCGCAGCGATCGGCGTCCGCAGCTCGTGACTGATGTTCGCCAGAAATTGACTTTTGGCTTGATTAGCCCGTTCGGCCGCATCACGAGCAGCGCGAAGTTCGTCTGCAACTTTCAACCGTTCGGTAATGTCAACAAAGGTAACGACGGCACCCACACACTCGTCATTCTCGACAATCATCTGGCTCCAGTACTCCACTGGAAAAGACGATCCATCTTTGCGCCAAAACACTTCGTCGGATCGGCTGACTTTTCCGACATTGCTCAAGCAACCATAGATCGGACTGTCCGCTACTTGATATACACTTCCATCGGCATGTTTGAAGAGCACTGACTCGTGCATCGACTTGGCCAGCAACTCTTTGACGTCATACCCCAGCATTTTCGCCGCTGACCGATTGCAATAGGTGCAGTTGCCATCGACGTCGATCATGCAGATTCCCTCGGCGGTGGAATCAAGTAGCAGACTGATTCTTTCGGCGAATGCCACCGAATCGTCACCGAGCCCTTGCAGCGTGCGAGGCGAATTGGCTGTATGACTCGGTCGTCCTAAATCAGCGTGGCTCATCAGAGTACCCATGGCAAAGTTCCTAACGCAATGACGCGTCCCTCTGCAGATGGCTGTAACTCGGTCCAGCTAGAACACGAATGGGCCAAGCGCGCAAGAGAACGCTGATAGCGGAACACACCCCGAGGTGCATTCGCGAAAGGCTGCCATAGGCTTTCGTGTCGTTCACATGATACCATCTTTCGTCGATTCGACAACGTTTCCGCTACACCGGTTTCTAGCATGTGTGTGAGATGAAGAAGATGGCTGTTTGACCGCGAAACAGATTTGGCCCGCTATTTGCGAGCTGGTCGTGTTTGCTGGCTGTTCGTATTTGCGTGTCGGTTATAAATGACCGTCGTATCCACAAACCGTCAGTTTGTTCGCTCGGCGGAGGGCACGAGCTGGCAACTTGTGGCTGCGACTACGCCTGTTTTCCCAAGGTTTCCCGTGACAGTGACTTCATCCAGTGTGCTGCCCTATCAGCCAGATCGAGAGCTGACCATTTTTCTCGCGGTAGGTGACGGAAAATCCCGCAAGGTGATTGAAGCGATCCTTCAGCAGTTGTCGCACCACGTGATCCTTTCGACCGATTCGGGCGAAACGATGCTGGAGAGATGTCTGAAAGAGGAACCCGACATGGCGATCGTCGGTCAATCCTTGGCTGACCTCGACACGTTTGAGTTGGTCAACCGAATGAGCAACGAGACGCAGATTCCTGTCATCGCGATCATCCGAGGCGCTGACCTAGACCGGGCGAAGCGACTGATGACCGATGACATGATGGGGATTCTGGTCGAACCGGTGACGCACAAGACGCTACGTCCGGCGATCTACCTTGCTCGGCGACGGCATCAACAAATGATTTCGCTCGAGGATCGGGCGAGCAATTTGGAAAACCAGCTTCAAGCGTTACCGACGGATCAGCGAGATGATGAGAATGAATGACAGTGAATCCAATGGAGGCAGAGTTTCTAAGCGAATCTACTTGGCACATGGTGATTGCAAGACACGTTCGCTATTGAAGGTCATGTTGCAAACGCTGGGGCATCGTGTGGGCTTGGATACCGATTCGGGAAGTGTCCTGATGGAGTTCGGTCTGTCGGACCCGCCTGACATGTTCATTTCGTCAAAACAGCTCCGCGACATGGACGGAATCGAGGCTTTGATCCGCATCGGTGAAGAGAAACCTCGGGCTGCCGTGGTTGTTGCCGGATCAGCGGACTTAGACGATATCGAACGAGCGATGAAGGATCATGTCATGGCGTATCTGATTGAACCCGTCACCGAGGAAGATCTTCAGCCAGCGATCTATCTAGCTCAGCGTCAGTTTCATTACCTTGAGTCATTGCGAACGAAAGTCGAATCGTTGGAAACTCGATTGCATAGCCGAGCGATTATCGAGAGAGCCAAAGGCATTGTCATGCTTCGCAAAAAGCTGAACGAAATGGACGCCCATAAGTTTCTGCAGGATACGGCGCGTGATCAGCGAAAAAAGATTGTTGAAATCGCCGAAACGATCGTTAACGCCGAGTCGTTTTTAAACTAACCGTGGCTTGGTGTTCCGAACTGATGAATCCTCATTCGCGGTCACTACGACGCGGCGATTTTAGGTGGACCAACCGCGTTTTGTTCGCGTGGTACTTCTTCCGCTCTGAACTGCGTCTCAAGAGAGTTTTTGTCGCGAAACCGACAGGCGACCAACGTGATGTTATCCTCGCCACCCGCCTCATTCGCTTCGGCAATCAGTGTTTCACAAGCTTCGCTGAGTGGTCTATCGCCAGTCACTTCTTCGTTGATCCGTTTGTCTCCAACATGCGCGGTCAGGCCGTCAGTACATAACACGATCGCGTCGCCTATTCTCAGCTCGATCGAGGTTGCCTCGGGATGAGGGTCATTCTTTGCACCGATGATTTTCCAAAGCACCTTCGATGGCTCTTCGCGAAATTGATCCTCGTCAATCGAACTCGACTCGATAGCCGCTCCGCGATCAACCGACTGGTCTTTGGTCAATTGTTCGATCCTTCCGCCGCGCAGCAAGTAACAACGGCTGTCTCCAAGATGAACGACAAACATCTTCGGCCAAACGATGTACGCCAGCGTCAGTGTCGACTGCATGCCCTCGCGATTAGCGAGAAGAGCCGCTTCGTTGTCGATGATGTCCCGACAGTAACGCAGCCCTGCTTTGAGTTGTTGCTCAAAGTCGGATTGGTCGAAGTCGTCGTTGAGAAGGTACCAGCTCAGGTTATTCAGGACGTACTCGACGATTCCGTCGAGAGCGATTTGACTGGCACGCTCGCCCGCATCTCGCTTCCCCATACCGTCGGCCACTAAGAGCAACCGTCCTTGGGTATCACCGAACACACGAGTGCTTTGATCGAGTCCTACACTTGTTGTATGGACACGCAAGGACTTGCAAAGATCGGCAATCATGAATTGATCGTCATTGACCGGTCGGACACGCCCCTGATCGCTTATTCCAAAGACCTCGATCTGACCCGACATCATTTCTCCTTCGTACAGCGATGCATTAATAAAATGTTGGATACGCTTCCAGCCTGCCGCTTTCGGAGATCGCAGGCTGGGAGCCTACGCCGTGTCCGATTCCAAGTAATCCTCGATATAGAGCATCTCAACCATCGTTTTACCGGCCGCGAGGACTGGCGACGCAACGGCAGCACCGATGAATCCGAACAATACTCCCATGATTGCTTGGAAGGAGATCAGCAACGCAGGCGGAAGTGAAACGGCCTTCTGTTGAATCAGCGGCGTCACTACGTAGCTTTCGAAGAGTTGCAGGGCCATGTATCCGCCAATGACAATTCCGACGGTTCCGGTTCCCTGCGGCAGTGCGAACAAGATCGCCAAGCCAAGAGCGATAGCCGCACCAATGTTTGGAACAAACGTCAACAACGCGGTCAGGATTCCGATTGTGCTCGCCATCGGAACCCCCAGGGCAAGCAATAGCAGAAATGCGCCAACGCCCGTGACCAACATTGAACCAAATCGACCGATCAGCCAACGCCACACCGTGTTGCTGGTCGCATCAAGCACTTCGGTCGCTCTTTTGCGTTTCGGCCTCGGAATGAGACGAACGATTCCATCTCGGTACGTCGTCGGTGACACCGCCAAAAATAGACCCACGAAGAATATCAGCAGACTGTTCACCAACAAGCCAAACGTCGTCTTGAACATTTTTCCTATCGTACCGGCTGCCTGCTTGACGGGTTCAGAGATACTATCGAGTTTCATTCCCGACGGCTCCGCCGATCCGTCCTGTCCTCCGTTGTCCTCTGTTTCGTCGTTCGCTTTTTCCTTGCCGCTCTGCTCGAGCCCAAGAGCTTCGGATACGAACGGCGTGGTTGCAAGCGTCGAATTCAAGGCTGGATACTTGTTGATCACGGCGCGCAGTTCGTTCATTCCCTCGTCGATCTTGTCGCTCGCCTCTTCGACCTGATCATTGATCTGGACGAAAAAGAATGTCGCACCGCCAGTCACGGTCATTAATAGCGAAACAACAGCAATCGCCAACGATCCGCGATAACCCACGGGAAGGTGCGCAGATAACCAAGCGGAAAGTTTCGTAAGGAAGATGCCGAATAGGCCCCC
The Rubripirellula reticaptiva DNA segment above includes these coding regions:
- a CDS encoding YqaE/Pmp3 family membrane protein, translated to MSTAVSKPNTILSIILAFLLPPLAVFMKSGLGTQFWLNLVLTIVGFWIVGVIHALIVVL
- a CDS encoding PP2C family protein-serine/threonine phosphatase, with protein sequence MSGQIEVFGISDQGRVRPVNDDQFMIADLCKSLRVHTTSVGLDQSTRVFGDTQGRLLLVADGMGKRDAGERASQIALDGIVEYVLNNLSWYLLNDDFDQSDFEQQLKAGLRYCRDIIDNEAALLANREGMQSTLTLAYIVWPKMFVVHLGDSRCYLLRGGRIEQLTKDQSVDRGAAIESSSIDEDQFREEPSKVLWKIIGAKNDPHPEATSIELRIGDAIVLCTDGLTAHVGDKRINEEVTGDRPLSEACETLIAEANEAGGEDNITLVACRFRDKNSLETQFRAEEVPREQNAVGPPKIAAS
- a CDS encoding AI-2E family transporter; its protein translation is MDTDSTVRLPVNLVRSITVLTIIVTLASAFVLASEIILILFLGGLFGIFLTKLSAWLSAHLPVGYRGSLAIAVVSLLMTVTGGATFFFVQINDQVEEASDKIDEGMNELRAVINKYPALNSTLATTPFVSEALGLEQSGKEKANDETEDNGGQDGSAEPSGMKLDSISEPVKQAAGTIGKMFKTTFGLLVNSLLIFFVGLFLAVSPTTYRDGIVRLIPRPKRKRATEVLDATSNTVWRWLIGRFGSMLVTGVGAFLLLLALGVPMASTIGILTALLTFVPNIGAAIALGLAILFALPQGTGTVGIVIGGYMALQLFESYVVTPLIQQKAVSLPPALLISFQAIMGVLFGFIGAAVASPVLAAGKTMVEMLYIEDYLESDTA
- a CDS encoding hybrid sensor histidine kinase/response regulator, translated to MGTLMSHADLGRPSHTANSPRTLQGLGDDSVAFAERISLLLDSTAEGICMIDVDGNCTYCNRSAAKMLGYDVKELLAKSMHESVLFKHADGSVYQVADSPIYGCLSNVGKVSRSDEVFWRKDGSSFPVEYWSQMIVENDECVGAVVTFVDITERLKVADELRAARDAAERANQAKSQFLANISHELRTPIAAILGFTEVLKQEVTDPRTHGRLDVIHRNGNYLIKLLNDVLDLSRIEAGKLTITKSSTPLGQLLDDVNELMQVRTVEYNNNLDFHYPGDLPVTISTDPARLRQVLTNLLANALKFSPNGQIDLKVHLDDANQNSRLMFIVKDNGIGISDEQQRHLFEPFQQADASISERFGGTGLGLSITRRLVEALGGEIAVESTIGSGSTFTVSIPVAPIGEVRPLRYEKSLRRDHVVKQRPMRNGTPGKLVAKVLIADDMRDVRFVAEHFLKRAGCSVHIAEDGRQAVDMVFNAQTSGKPFDLVLMDLQMPVLDGMSAVIMLRDQGCEVPVIALTADAMKGTRDKLLDAGFNEYLSKPLDAKSLLTVATKLVVSAVE
- a CDS encoding ANTAR domain-containing response regulator, with the translated sequence MNDSESNGGRVSKRIYLAHGDCKTRSLLKVMLQTLGHRVGLDTDSGSVLMEFGLSDPPDMFISSKQLRDMDGIEALIRIGEEKPRAAVVVAGSADLDDIERAMKDHVMAYLIEPVTEEDLQPAIYLAQRQFHYLESLRTKVESLETRLHSRAIIERAKGIVMLRKKLNEMDAHKFLQDTARDQRKKIVEIAETIVNAESFLN
- a CDS encoding HNH endonuclease encodes the protein MSVYISAELRRQVRAAFRDCCAYYKTAEHLTVAIFEIEHIVPRALAGPTELGNLCLACPTCNRYKSDRIVGVPAGESVGTPLFHPHRDDWKQHFAWSNDCTQLIGLTKTGELTIELLRMNRSQLIRVRRIWVAMDEHPPKA
- a CDS encoding ANTAR domain-containing response regulator translates to MTVTSSSVLPYQPDRELTIFLAVGDGKSRKVIEAILQQLSHHVILSTDSGETMLERCLKEEPDMAIVGQSLADLDTFELVNRMSNETQIPVIAIIRGADLDRAKRLMTDDMMGILVEPVTHKTLRPAIYLARRRHQQMISLEDRASNLENQLQALPTDQRDDENE